The window CGATGTGAGAATCTGTAATATCGATTGCAAGATCTAGTGCATCAACTTCACAGCATTGGCTCTCTTCAGGTGTAATTCCTCCCGGTGGTTCATCAAACTCACAATCGCTGGAATCTGAGCGGTAGTAACAAAAAGCAGATATCATTCGGAGTTGGTGTTCTGACTCATTTTCGAACGTCGTTTGACCGCTTGATAAGTAGTAGTACCCGCGTTCGACTTCTCTATTAGCACCCCATTCGTTCTAGTTTAGCCATTCGTTCTAGTTTAGCAGAGTGTAGCGCCGTCTGACTAGATATCGTTGTGACTACCAGTCAGAGAAATCCGGTGGATAGTGTGACCTACTCCCCACCGGATTCAGTGATTGTTGATCGGATTCAAAGAGCGTTTCCCTCCGATGAGTTGCGCGAGCGCGCTCGCGCAACGAATCTCGTAGAGCGTGAACGGAAATTCGACGCTGTTGCGCTGTTCTACACGCTTTCACTCGGCTTCGCTGCTGGATCAGACCGATCTATTCAGGCCTTTCTCGAACGATTCGTCGAGATGGCTGACTGTGACGAACTCTCCTATGCAACCTTCCACGGGTGGTTCTCTCCACCGTTCGTTGCACTCCTTCGAGAGATTCTCGATGACGCCATCGAGAATCTCGATACCAGAAGTGCCGACCTTAGCGGACGTCTCGAACGGTTTCGAGACGTCCTCATCGTCGATGGGAGCATTGTGTCTCTCTATCAAGATGCTGCAGATGTGTACGCTGCAACCGGTGACGATCAGGCTGGTCTGAAACTTCACCTAACAGAATCACTCTCAACTGGCCTTCCGGCACGGTACCAGACAACTGACGCTAAAACCCAAGAACGGAGCCAGCTACCCACCGGCGAGTGGGTAGCTGGCGCACTTATCCTGCTTGATCTCGGCTTCTACGACTTCTGGTTGTTCGACCGCATTGACCAGAATAACGGCTGGTTCGTCTCCCGTGTGAAGGACGACGCAAACTTCGAGATCGTCGAAGAGCTCCGGACGTGGCGGGGCAACAGTATCCCGCTCGAAGGAGAGTCGCTGCAGGACGTCCTTGACGACCTGCAGCGACAGGAAATCGATGTTCGCATTACCCTCTCGTTCGAGCGAAAGCGAGGGTCGTCCACCAGCCCGCCCCGAACGTTCCGGTTGGTTGGTGTTTGGAACGAGGACACTGAGGAGTACCACCTCTATCTGACGAATCTCTCGAAAGACGACTATAGCGCGCCCGATATCGCACAGCTCTATCGGGCGCGCTGGGAGATCGAATTGCTATTCAAGGAACTGAAATCGCGCTTCGGACTTGACGAGATCAACACGACCGATCCGTACATCATCGAGGCGCTGGTCATCATGGCCGCGATCTCACTGCTGATGAGCCGTGTTATCGTCGATGAACTCCAGAAACTAGACAGAAACAACAGGAAAGCGCCGACGACGCCGCAGCGTCGTCGCCGCAACTCCCTCGTCGGCGATGTTCTCACGCTGTCGAACGCCACGCACACCTGATCCAGTTGTATGTGATGCTCGATTTAGGGTACGAACTCCCGGATTTAGATGAGTTGTTGTTATGGGCGTCACGTGATCCAAATCCGCATCGTCCGAGATTACGTGATCAGGTTAAGTCAGGCGAGTTCTGGTAACGAACTCGCCTGACGACCGGGGAACCCCCTGTCTCAATAGCGGCAGCTCTGGAACGGCGACGCACTCACAGCCGTGAGTGCGCCGCCTCAAAGGTATCACACGACGAATCCGTGACTGCCTGTTCCAGCGACCCACTCTCCTGAGCCAGTCCACTCCAATTTGGTATAGTCTCTGCTGAGATCCTGCTTCACCCCGTCGCTAAACTAGAACAGATGATTAGCACCCACATGGTGCCATCCTGACTCTGGAGTACCCATTACATCCCATTTCCAGTCAACAGATCGCGTCGTACTAGATTCGTCATCAATTGCTGGTGTCGGATCGTCAAATGAGATATCGACTGTTGTTCGGTCAATCTTAGTCTTTTTGTCGTCCTCATCCTCAACCCCCATAAGACCTGTTGGGGATGGAATTGGGAATGGAGCACTATCGGTAGCAATAGCCCAGACTGCATCAAATGCCCATTCTGCATATTCGGAGGGGAAGTCGTCGTCATCTTCATCACCTTTGTACAGATGCACTGTTTCAAGAACGAGCTCTGACGGCGCACTACCCGTTTGCTCAATGGTTACTCGACTATTGTCACACCCTGAAAACCAGACATCACCCGTCCACGTATTGCTATCACTACTATCATCAGATGCATTAACCCATGACCCAGCTTGCCAGGTTGAGGGTGACGTAGCAGGATTCTCTAAGTCTCTCTGCTCTACATAGTCAATGGCACCACTATTTGTTATTGTTTTCTCATCGAATTCATCACTGTGGTGATCGACACTGTAGTCCATTTCGTTTCGCTCATCACTAGCAGTAACTGGAGTACTCGCAAATGGAGTGAGTAATCCTGCAGCTGCAAGCAGCTTCATCGTCCTCCGTCGGGAAAGGTTAGTTCCCATAGTCCGAATGTCACACCGATAAAAATATATTTTTCTTATAATTTCTAGTAGTTTCTAATGACTATTATTATTGGTTATGTGTTATAGATGCTGTGGATTAGGAATGTAACCTTTAGCACGGGTAGGGGGACGGACTCGAGGCGGTCCCAACCGGTCCCGCGCAAGTCGGCGAGCGAGTCGTACTCGCGGGCGATCGCCTTCGAGGTCGCCGGCCCGACGCCGGAGACATCCTCGATGACGGCCCGAATCCGGTCGTTGCGGTCGTCCAGGTGGAACTCGAGCGCGGGAATCGTCTCACGGATCTCGATCGGATCCATACCACGGGGTACGCTCGAGACCGTAGTGTTCGTTTGGGTCGCGGAGTCGACGCAATTGCGCCCCCGAGCTATATGCCCTCCCGGAGCGACGGTACGCCCGAGGAGAACGCCCATGATAAACACGCTCGAGATCGACGACGACCTCATGGACCGTATCGAAAGCCACCGCGACGAGGGCCAGTCCCCCGAGGAGTTCGTCGCCGAACTGGTCGCGATGTACGAGACGGAAGGAACCTTCCTCCAGGAGGGCTACTCCGAGTAGCGCCGCATGGGGCTGTCGTATCCGCTCTTTCTCGTCAACCTCAAGACCGCCGAGGGGACCGCCGGCGACGACGGCCTCGCGGTCGCCGAAACCATAGACCGGGTCGCGTCCGAGACCGGTCGCCGGTTCGCCCTCGCACCCCAGCTCCCCGACCTCGCGCGGGTCGCCGAGCGGACCGACCTGCCGGTCGTCGCCCAGCGCGCCGTCCGGCGGGAGGAAGCGGGGATCGGCGAGGTCACCTGTGAGGCCGTCGCCGCAGCGGGGGCCGACGGCGTCTTCGTCACCCACCCCGGCAACCGGCTTCCCTTCTCCGCCGTGGGTCCGACCCTCGAGCGCTGTGCGGAACTGAACCTCGAGTCGATCGTCTGGGTCGAGAGTCTCGAGGCGGCCCGCGCTGCGCTCGCGCTCGAGCCGGGGCCCGACTGTCTGCTCTTCGAGCAGCCCGACGACATCGCCGCCGAGGAGGGAACGGTCCGGAGCCGTCCCGAGCGAATCGCGGCGTTCGTCGAAGCGGTCGACGGGATCGCCCCGGAGACGGCAGTGTTCGTCGGCGGCGGGGTCAGGACGGCCGACGACGTGGCTCGGGCGTTCGACTGTGGCGTCGACGCAACCGGTGCGGCTTCGGCCGCAGTCGAGGCGCTCGAGTCCGGCGACCTGGGGCCGTGGCTGCGGTCGATCGCGGAGGCCGTCCCTGCTCGGCTCGAGTGAGCGCGCAAAAAGCGGTGGAAAGACCTCAGTCGTGGCTTCCTTCCTCGCTCCGTTCGGCCCGCAGGTGCTCGATCGCGTGGAGTTCGACCACCGGCACGACCTTCGCGATCGAGAGGAAAAACAGCGCGACCATCCCGATCGTTCCCGTGATCGACGAGAGTTCGATCAGGCTCGGCACGTACGTCCCCGGGGTCGCGCCGTAGATCTCGAAGGCCGGGTGGAGGAAGCCCTCGACGACGAACAGTACCTTCTCGGTGAGCGTCGCGGACAGGATCGCGACTGCACAGAGGAGGGCGCGACCCTTGGTGAATAGCGTCGGACGGATCGTTTGCGCGAAGATGTACCCCAGGACGACCAGTACCAGACTCATCGAAATGAGATAGCCGATTTCCTCGAGGGTCGCGTGCCAGGCGGCCTCGAGTTCGACGGGCGGGAAGAACGTGCCCGTGGTGACCTGCTGGAGTTGCAGCCAGAGGAACAGCAGGGAGAAGAAGCCGAGCCACAGCGTCAGCCCACGGAAGATGTCGTCGGTGATGATGTGCTCCCAGTCGTACGCACGCCGGAAGCCGTACGAGAGGATGATCACGCCGCTGATCGCGGAGGTGAGCGCGATAGTGAGGAACTGCGGCCCCTGGACGCCGCCGAACCAGCGCGGATAGGTCGGCAGCACGGCGAA of the Halobiforma lacisalsi AJ5 genome contains:
- a CDS encoding triose-phosphate isomerase, with the protein product MGLSYPLFLVNLKTAEGTAGDDGLAVAETIDRVASETGRRFALAPQLPDLARVAERTDLPVVAQRAVRREEAGIGEVTCEAVAAAGADGVFVTHPGNRLPFSAVGPTLERCAELNLESIVWVESLEAARAALALEPGPDCLLFEQPDDIAAEEGTVRSRPERIAAFVEAVDGIAPETAVFVGGGVRTADDVARAFDCGVDATGAASAAVEALESGDLGPWLRSIAEAVPARLE
- a CDS encoding helix-hairpin-helix domain-containing protein codes for the protein MDPIEIRETIPALEFHLDDRNDRIRAVIEDVSGVGPATSKAIAREYDSLADLRGTGWDRLESVPLPVLKVTFLIHSIYNT
- a CDS encoding DUF7557 family protein — its product is MINTLEIDDDLMDRIESHRDEGQSPEEFVAELVAMYETEGTFLQEGYSE